From Brassica oleracea var. oleracea cultivar TO1000 chromosome C3, BOL, whole genome shotgun sequence, a single genomic window includes:
- the LOC106330252 gene encoding uncharacterized protein LOC106330252, whose product MDIFCWNIRGFNCKTKRRGVRKWLKLQKPIFGGLIETHVSSVNAPKIINGIFPGWRYDCNYEFSELGKIWLLWHPSVSVSVSHKSLQSISCLVKLPFVTTELAVTLVYGSNHRKNMKHLWSDLIFLASSPQISNRPWAILGDLNQTLYADEDSNADHFSSTRGMREFSQCVIDAGIQDLQFCGSSFTWSNNQGPGIISKKLDRIMVNDEWLATFPNALGVFGEPGISDHSPCCIFLDVGKQKIKRPFKFFTMLNDHPDFAILISECWNSLNFSGSKMLTVSKKLKHLKSIIREFSRHNFYGIEKRVTEAFDHLLYCQRELLASPTLATSTREREAHSKWFSLAKAEESFFFQRSRVNWVDVGDSNTQYYHRSLKSRQALNQIIFLVDDNDNIIDSNEEIQQHVL is encoded by the coding sequence ATGGATATTTTTTGTTGGAACATTAGAGGTTTCAATTGTAAAACAAAGCGTCGCGGAGTTAGGAAATGGCTTAAGCTACAAAAGCCTATTTTTGGTGGTCTCATTGAGACCCACGTCAGCTCGGTGAATGCTCCAAAGATCATCAATGGGATCTTTCCGGGATGGCGATATGATTGTAATTATGAGTTCTCGGAACTAGGGAAAATTTGGCTGCTCTGGCACCCTTCAGTTTCTGTTTCAGTGTCTCACAAATCTCTCCAGTCTATATCCTGTCTGGTGAAGTTACCTTTTGTGACTACTGAACTAGCAGTAACTCTGGTCTACGGATCAAATCATAGGAAGAACATGAAGCATCTATGGTCGGATCTTATCTTCTTAGCCTCGTCTCCTCAGATTTCAAATCGCCCATGGGCAATCCTAGGAGACTTGAATCAAACTCTCTATGCTGATGAAGACTCAAATGCGGATCACTTTTCTTCTACCCGTGGTATGCGTGAATTCTCTCAGTGTGTAATTGATGCTGGGATCCAAGATCTTCAGTTCTGTGGTTCATCCTTCACTTGGTCCAACAATCAAGGACCAGGAATTATCTCAAAGAAGTTAGACAGAATAATGGTAAATGACGAGTGGCTTGCGACTTTTCCAAATGCTTTGGGAGTTTTCGGAGAGCCGGGAATCTCGGATCACAGTCCATGCTGTATCTTCCTGGATGTGGGGAAGCAGAAGATAAAACGGCCGTTCAAGTTCTTTACCATGCTAAATGATCATCCAGACTTTGCGATTTTGATCTCTGAATGCTGGAACTCTCTAAACTTCTCAGGATCCAAAATGCTAACTGTCTCGAAGAAGCTCAAGCACCTCAAAAGTATAATCCGAGAGTTCAGTCGCCATAACTTCTATGGAATTGAAAAGAGAGTCACTGAGGCTTTCGATCACTTGCTCTATTGCCAACGGGAACTCTTAGCGTCACCAACCTTGGCTACTTCCACCAGGGAACGTGAAGCTCACTCCAAATGGTTTTCTCTCGCAAAGGCTGAGGAATCCTTCTTCTTCCAAAGATCTCGAGTAAATTGGGTCGATGTTGGTGACTCGAACACTCAGTACTACCATCGATCGCTAAAGTCTCGCCAAGCACTTAACCAAATCATCTTTCTTGTTGATGATAATGATAACATCATTGACTCGAATGAGGAAATTCAACAGCATGTTCTGTAG